The following coding sequences lie in one Cupriavidus taiwanensis LMG 19424 genomic window:
- a CDS encoding DUF4400 domain-containing protein — protein MANSRFASHVRLWLIVSPLMICTLAPFMQNDRAFEISEAEQASVERVLGQERADIVVSLANARFHKWFIDSGAVKASFTGSDGQTSFSDGGAAAFGRGWMQHFWLTIYRAVYRAAVAHHWVLGAIVLLVALFNDGTVSRKIRAAGAGFANPVTFHVAAHGLTLCFGFGTSALLLPLPMLATWWTFGVCLIGLLCWRLAASFHVGK, from the coding sequence ATGGCCAACAGCCGGTTCGCTTCGCACGTACGCTTGTGGTTGATCGTCTCGCCGTTGATGATCTGCACCCTGGCGCCGTTCATGCAGAACGATCGCGCCTTCGAAATCAGTGAGGCCGAACAGGCGTCGGTTGAACGCGTGCTCGGCCAGGAAAGGGCGGATATCGTCGTTTCGCTGGCCAACGCCCGCTTTCACAAATGGTTCATCGACAGCGGTGCGGTCAAGGCATCGTTCACCGGCTCCGACGGCCAGACCAGTTTCTCCGACGGGGGCGCCGCCGCCTTCGGCAGAGGTTGGATGCAGCATTTCTGGCTGACGATCTACCGTGCGGTGTACCGGGCCGCGGTGGCTCATCACTGGGTTCTCGGCGCGATCGTCCTGCTCGTTGCGTTATTTAACGACGGGACCGTATCGCGAAAGATTCGCGCCGCCGGGGCTGGGTTCGCCAATCCGGTGACATTCCACGTTGCGGCCCATGGATTGACGCTCTGCTTCGGCTTCGGGACGTCTGCCCTGCTGTTACCCCTTCCCATGCTGGCGACCTGGTGGACCTTTGGTGTCTGCCTGATTGGCCTGCTCTGCTGGCGCCTTGCGGCGTCTTTCCATGTCGGCAAGTAG